CTAAACAAAATTTCATCCACACAAACACATATCAGCATAAACATCTTTCTTAAGGTAAGATTTTAAGATCACATTGGCATAAGATACTGCAAAACAACGTACGGAATTTGAGCTGGGTCCTTGATATTAGCAGGCGCTAGTTGTTTAACAAGAGGAGAAAGATCCTTCTgaagagaaatatatatatatacatatatataagcttCGTTCTATTAATAGGCATGGATAGACTTGTGacaaataaatcaatcataataCAATTACTTGCCTGTAATTCCTCACTGGTTGTACCAGTATGGCTAGAATCTAAGAAAACCTGAAACGAATGGGTAAAGTTTAATTTGGGTGGTCCAAGTCAATGGTGAGTTTAGAGATAGGTTTATATGCTTGTGATATTAAACGCAGCTACCATTATCAACCGAGCTGACTTTGAACTTTCAACAATCATCCATTGCCCTTCTTCTGAAGCGTAGAGCCATTCTTGAGACCGGGTCTGAAATCTATAATATAGTTACAAATTTCATAATGAAAACTACACAATGAATTGCTTGCTTTATTGAATTGGTGAGAGCCCAGACTACAGCTAAATGCAATAAGAACAATAATGCGGGAGAAAAAGAATAAGCTTTTATAAGTCATCAATCAAAAATTACCATCATTATGGTATTTTCAACTATATATACAAAGTTTCAGGATGTAAGATGAAAGACTGACCTTGGGCACAAAAAAGACACcgcaattatataaaaaatcatcAGAGTTTTGCTTAGCATCTAGAAGTACAGTTTTGTAGCAGAAGCGAGACTCGCCAGGTTCTCCTAAAGTAAGTTGTATCCGACGACCAGGACTAAGTTCTGAAAGATCCCCTTTGACTCCTATTTTTAGGTCTTCAAGTGAGTACAATATATCATTACCACTGGACCACTTTGCTCGAACTTTGTTCTCAGTTTCAAGTGCTTCAAACATCCCACtggcctatatatatatatatatatgtagtactTTAATGTCAAATATTACAACAAAATATACTCTATGAATACAAAAGATTTGTGTACCTGATCACCACTTCCAAGTGTATCACGATAGAAAGACGTCAATACCATCTGCAGAACAGTGGGATTTGCTTTCTCAGCAACCAACATAAAAGTTCTTAAATCTGACCTCTTAGATGGTTTTTGAGGCAATACATGAATACTGATCTTCCACCCATACCGGAACTTGGGGAAAAACATGCCTAAAAGAACACAGAGAAATTGAAGTGTAATAACTAAGACCACAAGGTGATAAAAAGCTATTCAAATTTCTcaagtgattaaaaaaaaaagttttgcgATGAAAGGTGTAAGTTCAAGAATtgcaaaattcaacacaaaaaaGGAATCTATGTGAAACGATACCTAAAACATGAGATTCTGCAAGAGTTAGACATATAAACTTTCCACCTTCTTTTAGTACCCTCTTTACCTGGCATTAAAAACCGAGTGTTAATTCACATATTATCAGTTAGGCAGCATCCACTTTTATGGAACACACAACAAAGAAATATATTATTTGGAAGCTTATACTTAAAATAGACTCCAAGAGACCTCTGATACATATCGATTCCCAAGCATAGGGCCAAGCGCAGGCTCCATTAAAGCATCTAATCCTCCCTTATCAAGAACAACATCAAATGATTTATCTGCAAACTGGAAACAGCAGCAATCAGAGACAAAAAAAATGTTCTTTTATGATATTAAAGAACTGCATTGCCTTAGAGAGTGAAACCACCAACAAGGTGCTATAGTGGTCAGACATTACTGTCCTCACAAGGTCCAAGATTCGAATCTCACTAGATAAAAATCCTATGGGTGGTCGGGGGAAGTATTCGTAAATGATAACAGGGTTAGCCCAGTTAGGCCGCATACATCTGAATCAGACTTGCCCTCCATGGGTAACTTGAACAGGGAAACCTCATATGTTTATTGTCTTAGAGGAGCGAACCTCCTATTAGCCTAACATGTCATTAAGTTAAAATATAATCTGCTTAATAGTCCCTTTTTTAGACTTGTGGGTAAAGTTTTTtgtaattcaatatattttatagaaTTCATAACAACTTAATTATATCATGATTTGCCCGTCATCAGTGTATATGTTGACCATGTTGCCAGACattgtgtttgtgtttataaaatagattatgcgtctAAAAACtacgttttgaaaaagcatatCCCTACCCGCTTTTCCAAAACTGTGTTTTCTCGCTAGTTAAAGGCATATAATCACTTATTTTGACAGAAACATTTTTCCATTATTTGCATTATAcaaacgcaataatcagataatcagctCAAAACGCAATCACAAACACCCTCTAAATTGACATTTTGGATTAGTGATGATACCTGCATAGCAGTCATATCCATGACCCGCCAACGCATACAAGGGCGAGACCTGAGATTCCTCTTCAACATATCAGCAATGACAACTTTAGAAAAATCAATGTTAGTTATACTCTTAAACCCTGCATCATCGTATAAATGTTCGGAGAGCCTTGAATTCCCACACCCAGGTACCAGAATCTGAACCTCTGAGACCACCCGAGTACTGTTTTTTTCTTCTCCGAGGATTTCGGAAACAAGTAAATGATGGAGCTGAGGCCACTCAGCGTACCACTCAAAAGGGTCGTCAGTGCCTTTTATACTGAAGAACTTATCCCAGTTTTCTTTGCTTGTGAAGTCATCTAATGTGCTTAATAGCTCTGCTTCTTgttttttcccttttctttgttttccttttcccatatgtgtgtgtgtgttccgGTGACCGGGCTTTTGTTATTGGCCAGATATATTTGACGGCGAAAAGAAGGGTGAATTGGTTGGGGTgggttttgtgtttttgtttggtttggtATTTTACATGtaaactttttatattaaaCACCCAGTTTAACGGGttaattatatgtaatgaatcaaataaaagttacatttacataataaaaaagtgtaaaaattattTACACTTCCCcgataattaaacttttttttttatgaaaaagggAATGgataaatatatgattttactacaatggaaaagagaaaaatgaacatatttcattgttaattttttctatcttttaacaatcatatatatagtgtatatatattatttatttttaaaatttttggttcttTATTTGTCAGTTTAATaaaacaagatatatattttaagttatgattaaaatataaaacaaacccacgtattttttaattaaaagttattgTGTATATGATAACAACTAGTTATATTACCCAAGCGTTGTTCTGGTGACAAAATGTTGTCAAAGATCTTATACAGGTGGGAGACACAttcgtttgttttttatttaacacaTGTCTAAAAATGTATTGTTGCATATAAacgtaaaactaaaaaataaaaaaataaaaatttgaatgtTAATCATGTAACaactatatatgattaattgagaaaaataaaagacaaataaaaatgtgaataaaccgaaaaagaaagatgaaacaTACTAATAGTATACAATTATATGTGAAACAcacaaagaaataaaaaaaaaaaataccatacAAATTGTTGTAGAAAGCAAAAGACACATGAACGCGTATACGAACTTAAGTCGTAGAATAAGTtgtaaaaagtcaaaaattacTAAGAGAACGACAATTTtagttaaaagtataaaataaaaataaaaacgtaaAACAAAAAAACGAACGTACGCCTTTTAGTTAAATTGGGAAACCAATACACAATACCAAGTTAACACGAATACTATATACTCTAACACCCTTTAGAAAAATAGACCAGATTTGCAACAACTCTTGTAACTCTCGTTAAACACTCAAATAACATATAATGATTATTAACACCCGCTAGAGAAAATAACCTTACGGGGACCTCATTTACAGGTGTTATGTAATTTTCGTAAACACCCAAAGAGAACCTAACAACCATTAGCGCTAGTTAGAatttttttgatgatatgaCCTTTACTTCAAAATATTTAACGACAAGGACTATTTTCACTAAAAGAGAGGAGTGCACAAAAAACGATATACATACGAGGTATATCCCTGCACTTTGCCCGGGAAAATATTACGTTTATTGTCCAAAATAACATGTAAACTTTATAACATGTTTTCAGAAATATTATGCAATTTATTAGGTGAGTAATACTATGTAGTAGCATAGGATAACTttaaaaatgtaacaaacttaGAAAAATGATATAACGCAATTAACTTTGTGAATGTCGCTAGATGTTCCCAAGTCGACCGACTAGTGAGTTGTGAGTACTCGGGAGGTCAAAGCGGCCAACTCGGGGAGTACTCGGATTAGTCGAATGACTCGGGTCGACTAGGCGCCTTGCCTTGTAGCGAGTACTCGGATCAACTCGCTGAGTTTTACGATTTCTTGAATCCCTTTTGTTAGATGAGCTTAGTATATTCGAAATCTCATCTTTGAGCCGAATGCTAAGGTGTTGAGCATTTAGGGCATCAGTTCACCtttggatttgattttggtGCTTTCGACATAACTTAGGAGGGCTACGAGTAATTGAGAACACGAAATGAATTCTTCATTTCGTGTTTATTTCTTCCTTCTCAATTTCACCATTGATGCAAGTCTCTTTATATGCTACTTGTTTTTAAAATTGGTTTTCAGTCACTTGATTGCAAGAATCTCCTGTATCTTTCTTATATATTGGTGTAAATCGTGTGAAACAGCAACATGAAACACTATATGTGGATtaccttaaaaaaataaacccaGAAGAGGGCTATAATTCtataaagaagaagaaaaaaaaaacatacccaTGAAAAGTGCTGACAAAAAGaaacacattttcaaaaattgttAGTTCATATCCGTTTCAACAATTCTTACTTTCTCTTACTAATACATCAAGAAGTTCAAATGTTGCAAGCAACCTTCTTTCCCTACACATTACCTCAATAAGCTGACTCCATACTCTTGGTTCGGGGTTGAACCCCATTTGCACCAACACAACCAATACCATGGCTGCATCAACAGCCTTTCCCCCTTCACAAAGATTAACCAAAAGCTCACTCGACGTAGCAAAATGGGACACAAATCCTCTACTCGCCATCACACCTACGTACCAACTCAGTTGCCTTCTACGCGCAAATCCCCTAACTTGACAATAGAATTCAAGACAATTCTATAGCTTGACTTATCAATAAACACCTTCATAAGGCAACTTTTGTAACATTTCAAGAGTTtcatatgttctatcatatctACAAAGTCCCACAAGTATTATAAGTAATGGTGTCGCCTTTACAAGCTTGTACTTCCATTTCTTTGAGAAACCCGATCGCTTCATCAATTTCACCAGCTCTACACAAACAATTGATCAAAATGGTGTAGCCAATATGGTTGTAACCCCACACCTTTCATTTCATTAAATCCTTATTGGCCAAGACATTTGCTAACAGCTTTTAGGGACGGTTTTTCATGAACAATAGGTTGGATTGCAATAGACATCTCAACAACCCTTTCATGAAGTAAAGACTTTGAAAAATGAGTCATGAGATCAAGAAATATACTTTCATGAAACTTGCAAGTTTCATAGTTCATTTCATGAAGAACAGAATCGACATCTTCATATTTCTTTAAGCGGCCAAGCTTATGTAGTGTAACAGCGTAAGTAGGGTGGTTATGACTAAAACCCTTTTGAGTAGCTACCATGATTTTCAGAACACAACGCGGATTTTTTTCACGTTTGATCAACGTGATCGATAGCTGACTCGTGAAAAATATACTTGGATCTTTTAGGGGCTTCTGCTAAAGGTTCTTTTGGAGGGTCGGGTTTTGGTGACCTGGCTCTTATGTAATTAAGAGGAGAGATCCATGGAACTACAGAAGGTTCTTTAGAAGCTGTGGAGAACCGACGAGCCGgtccatttcttttttttttttataaaaatggcGTCATTAGTTAATGGTGAAAATGTAATTCTTAACCGCTACCATTCTGCAGTCCAAACAAACTAATTCCTGCCAGATTACACACAAAAAATGCAGGAGCAAGTTTGAGAAATGACTTGCAAGGTTGAAGTTCCCTTTCTATCTTAGATAGAATCTGACAGCAATCTCTTTACACCGTTGTGGTAGGGGTAACtatgtctacatcttaacctccccatacaccgtcgaagtattgggacccaaacccgtagaagacggcattgggtgcGTACTTGCTCTACTTTTGCCCGAATGATTTGATGATATCTGAGGTTGACTAGATACTACATTACCGTATGAAAAATGTAATTGTTTTATTAACGATTGATTTCTACACTGCTCATTTCACTTTGTGAATCAGATATAACAATGATCCGGGAAATATTGTTGCACCATGTAAATAGAAGTAAAATCACCCAGAATTTTGTGAAACAAGACCTTTTCAAACCTTAAACGTATTTAGAAATTAAGTTATAAGAAAGACCAGCGGTGCGGTTATATTCTGTAATGTACAAACGTTTGATAGTAAGAAACAACCTCTAGAAGTAGATAGACtatcaaattaaaattctttAGTCTTTACTATATGATAACTGAGAATAAGTATGAGATTCCTTATGAATCTAGTATACATTATGATATTTGATCTACTAGAGTATGAAGTTGAGATTCCTTATGAATCTTATATACATTATGATAATTTGATCTACTACATTATGAAGTATGAGATTCCCTATGAATCTAGTGTACATTATGATAATTCAATCTTCGGTAGTATGTGAAATTCCTTATAAATCTAGTTTACCCCTAAAGCCTgcaaaatgaataaataatcataTGACAAAATCATAAACAGataataacaattaacaaagcAATGCTGGTGTGTAATTACGAGATTGCATATGAATGTAGTGCACTAATAACGAAGTgattataaatgtatatatataagaaaaaacatgGCTTTCCATCCATTTACAGGGTCAGTTTGGGCTGCGGACGTGCAAGTTACTCAGCTGTACTACCCGAAATCTCATCCTATTTATCACTATCAATGATTAAGTTTGTAAATAAACTAACTGGAAGTAGACGCATTTACCTTTTAAGCTTCCAAAGATACACAACCATTGTTACGTATATCCAATCCTTTACATGGCTCAATGATACAAACAGGAAATGTCTACATCGGCGATTGAGAAACACAGCACCACAAATTCCCCAAAATCCAACAGCAAATCCAACACCTATTCCTATGTAATACGATTTCCAAACttcactttcttcttcttcttcttcttcttcatcttcatgcTTTCCATGATCATGTATAACCCCGCATTCTAGCGTTAGTGGAAGTCCACACAGTAGAGGGTTACCACTATAGGAGGAAGAATTGAAGCTTTGAAGTTTATCCCCATTGTCAAGTGGGATTTTTCCTGAGAAGTTATTGTTTGAGAGGTCAAGATAACCTAAAGAATCTACCCATGACAAGCTCAAGGGAATACTTCCGGAGAATTCATTGCGTGACAAGTCAAGAAATTCAAGTGATTTTAACTTCCCGATATCTTTTGGGACTTGTCCGTGAAATTTGTTACCAGACAAATTTAACGACACCAATTCAGTAAGATTAGTGATCTTATTGGGGAGTATTCCAGAAAAGTTGTTGTTTGAAAGATCAATGCTCTTAAGTAGCACCAGAATACTTCTTCCAAACTCACGAAGTTTTCCTTTCCATGCAACCAATGCTATGTCAGTGAATAGACCTTCTTCTGTAGCTTCTATGATGGTCTCTCCGGAATTGGGTTGAAGTGAGCGATATATTGCCCCTGCCATATTTGTGTATTCACTTCGCCCATAGACATATTTAGTAGTAGCATATGACGAATAAAAATGGGTACACATGTCATACCCAAACGGTTTCGTGAACATAGCTGTAAGGTTACCAACACATTCAGGAATGTTGCCTGATAATTTGTTCTCAGAAAGGTCAAGAAATTGAAGTTTATACAACCAACATACTTGCGTAGGTAGCGTACCTAAGAATCTATTGGATCgtagaacaagaacatataaatCGGTTAGTCTTTCCCCTATCCATGCAGGTATCATGCCAGATAAGTTGTTTTCCCCAAGATCTACAAACCTTAGTTTTGTGCAGTTACTCAAGGACAGTGGAAGTTCACCAATAAAGGTGTTGTTTCGCAAATACAATGCCTCGAGGCGAGATAAGTTTCCCAAAGAAGAAGGAATTTTTCCAGACAATTTGTTATTGGATAGATTAAGAATTGTTAAGTTGTTTTGAAATTTCGACCAGCAATCAGGAAGGTTCCCTGTGAACGAATTGTTTGAGAGGTCAATCAAAGTTATTGCCTTGTCAATTTGGCACAAGAAAGAGATGTTTCCGGAGAGCTTGTTTCCAGAAAGGAGTAATGCGGCAAGTTTAGAAGGAAAAAGTGGTGCAGTACCTACAAATTGATTGTCACTCAAATCTATTCCAGGATATTCATCGAAGTCTACCTTTATATCTGGTATCACATCTTTTATCTCATTTGAAGAGATGTTAAGAAAATTCAATCTAGATGGTAGGTGATCCCAGAACCATGAAGGAATTCTATGTGATATTCCAGCACTTGAAATATCGAGATATGTAAACATATGTTGAGTTTTGAGCCAGATAGGGAAATGAGGTCCTAACTTGCAGGATTGCAATTTTATTGTCTCCACTTGAGAAGGAATGGACGTCAACTCAAGCAAAAAAGAATTGAAAGACAAATCCAAATAAGTTAACAGGGtgagattttgaaaatgaaggtCCGAGATTACACCATTAAGGGAGTTGGATGAAGCATCAAGATAATCAAGATTTGAAAGCTGTCCCACACTGATGGGCAAGTGCCCAGTTAAATTATTTTCAGACAGGTCTAAGGCTGACATCAATGGACATCCGGTGAAGTCAGGGATATTTCCGTTAAAAGAGTTGTTATTAACGTAAAGATAACGAAGATTTGTTAGTTTGCCTATACTCTCGGGCAAGTCCCCAGTAAAATTATTACTTGAGAGGTCTAAGGTGTACAGGGATGGATATCCTGTGAAGTCAGGTATGTTTCCATTCAAAGAATTGTGACTAACATTAACAGCAACAAGATTTAGAAGTTGATTCACACTCGTGGGTAAGTTTCTAGTAAAATCATTACTAGAGAGGTCTAAGATTGCCAAAGATGGACATCCCGTGAAGTCAGGTATGTTTCCATTGAGAGAATTGTTACTAACGTCAAGATAATCAAGATATAAAAGCTGACCCACAGTACTGGGCAAGTTTCCAGTTAGATTGTTGCTACGGAGGTTTAAATACATAAGATTAGTCAAATCTCCAAGGGAAGTAGACATGGATCCACTTAAACCTTTATCAGAAAGATCAAGTATGATCACATGCCGAGTGTGGTTACAATCAACGCCCACCCATTGGCAGCAatccttctttttttcttcGCTTCCCCAATTATGAAGAAATCCAAAGACATCATCAAGGTGGTTTTTAAGAATCAATAGCGCTTGCCTCTCCTTTTCAATGCAGGAACTCGATACGGTTATGTTGGCATCTTCCTTGAGCCCACGAGTAAAAACTCCACCATTCATAAGAATTATATATAGCAGTAAAAACACAAGAGTAGGCTTCATATTATGTACTCTACTATTATGATATTGAAAAGAGCTTAATTAACTTACTTCAGGTGTTGATCGATCAAGACCAAAAGCAATATAGCATTAGCAGCAACACCGGTGAATTGAAGACAATTGGTATATCACTAGAGATTTTTAGAGTAGATATTTCGCTTCGagacatatatatgtatatatatatatgggaaaagtgagtatgaggttgttccccatctaagcttagatggggaaccctcacatttgttttttataatcatgaaaatcatgggggcatgtatttgttttaaattcaaacaaataataaaatatttgtatgtaaggggttcccatctaagcttagatgggaaaCAACCATATACtcacttttcctatatatatactagcattgtacccgcgcgatgcggcgacgGTTTGGTCATGACGACgacgggtggtggtgacggcggtcgtggtggtgacgaactattgttggtggtgggtgtaagtaattgatgtaaagatatagtgaagatatattaaaagataaggaattgatgatgtaaattaattaatcaagggTAAAGTGGTAATTTTacatctaacacttttatgagagaaaaaatgataattattataagatagtatagatatatgggTTGGCTATAAGGAAGATTATAGCATCTATCATGAGGACTTTTGTCCTCACCATAAATCTTTTTGTTGTAATGCATTATTTGCCTTATTGGACAAAAATCCAACTTCTTGTGTAACATTTTCAACATGCTACTAATGCATAAACCAAAATAGGGATCCACATtccaaaatttaattttttcttttttatttaataaacaaaaataaccgttaattaactatttttaatttttaattaatatatatagtcgTCTATACATTCCAGTCAGTTAATACACTCAGCatctaagtaaaaaaaaaaataggtgcCAAACTGCCAATATGTCAAGAATTGCTTCACAAGCCTTGTCTTCTTAAACCTTAACGTGAGGAGCTTGGGTCGTACCACTTAAACAATAGCCTCCACTACTTGACCCCAATTTCGAAAAAATTATAGAGattatgtgataaatttttCGAGGACTtagttataattttaattaggaCCTACCTTCACATCCTGTTcttatatatatggagataaaAATTCTGTTGATATTTTGCTTATGTTACCGGAAATGAAAACAAAAGGTTTTCCGGCTGACTTATGAAGAAGGACGAAGGAGAAGGAAGGTACAGGAAGAAGATAATATATGACTTGTATGGTCAAATTCAAAGTTgctgtatttttattattattctacaGTATTATTaacaattttcatttaaaacctTAGactatttaaaattttcaaatattcagaatagttatatatgtttcaaATATTACACTTACCTcctttttaatttcaatattaTGATTGAACTATTGAGTTTAGCCGAGGaacatttaacattttaagttagattatttatataaacttttgatattatatttgattttataaagcGTTGTTGTAGTTACATCAATTAATGCGTACAATCATGTATATAGGCTAGGATTCATATAATAACtattcacatataaacataagtaattataaatataatttgataataatgtgaattaatatattcacatatgaacatcaactCATTATTcatttgatttataaaaattacaagCAGTATTTTAAGGGCCTATTTTTTATATGAGCCGGTGGGAACCTAAACTTTTTCACATTCTCAAAAACAACCATGGATAGTGTATGTTAATGTATGCATTATTAAACAATAGTAAAACTTCCCCTGGCTATATCGAATTCAAGTTTGTATGTTAGTATATTGATCTAATAGGTCGCTTCGACCCGTTTCATTTTTCTACCTCAACTAAGTCGTTCAAGGACCTACGTAAGTTAAAATCCTAGATTCGTTACTGCTTGACCCTTGGTGCGATTGTAATAGATCTTCATATTGGGTGGTTGCATGGACACACTTCTCGTGATGTGgacttttcaacttcttttctttttggtcaaAGATATCCATAATCCTCACAATAGAACTATACTGATGGCTCTATCGTGACAACCTTGCATTGGGCCTATAGCGACGCTCTTGGGTGTATTGGGAGACTTTTGTCCTCGCTTTAGGTCATTTTTGTTGTAATCGAAGACTTGACTTAGTTACAGAAAATGCCAACTTACTGTGGTACATTTCCACATACTGATCATGCATTAAACAGAAGGAAGGATCCATATCCAAAACAACGAAAAAGATATCCTCGAAGAAAGTGGTCCATGTTTGGGGTAGAATTTTCACTATTAGgatcttgaataaaaattgTACTTAAGTCCTTCTAGGATAAATACGTAATACTGTGCACTGTTAAAGGATCCTTGATCCTATAAGAATAAGAACCCCATATTACATAACAGTATTATCATGATACAATGGGATCTTGATATCTTCAAGGTCTGTGATTCTACTAACAAATATATGTCAAGTGTGTCAGATATCATTTGCAGGACTAAAGTCAAAGACGTGTTACAGAAAGAAAACGTGTTACAACGGATAGTCTATCATTTCCTCCACGAGAATTGGACTTGACAACAGATTTACTtgatgaagaatcactcataacGGTCATATGTGCCATTTCTTCAGTGTAGAGAGAAAGTTC
The Erigeron canadensis isolate Cc75 chromosome 2, C_canadensis_v1, whole genome shotgun sequence DNA segment above includes these coding regions:
- the LOC122586974 gene encoding eEF1A lysine and N-terminal methyltransferase yields the protein MGKGKQRKGKKQEAELLSTLDDFTSKENWDKFFSIKGTDDPFEWYAEWPQLHHLLVSEILGEEKNSTRVVSEVQILVPGCGNSRLSEHLYDDAGFKSITNIDFSKVVIADMLKRNLRSRPCMRWRVMDMTAMQFADKSFDVVLDKGGLDALMEPALGPMLGNRYVSEVKRVLKEGGKFICLTLAESHVLGMFFPKFRYGWKISIHVLPQKPSKRSDLRTFMLVAEKANPTVLQMVLTSFYRDTLGSGDQASGMFEALETENKVRAKWSSGNDILYSLEDLKIGVKGDLSELSPGRRIQLTLGEPGESRFCYKTVLLDAKQNSDDFLYNCGVFFVPKTRSQEWLYASEEGQWMIVESSKSARLIMVFLDSSHTGTTSEELQKDLSPLVKQLAPANIKDPAQIPFMAASDGIKERKAVHQVTSPLTGEITVDDVIYEKVDSELGQIFFSKDLIYRRLTFERSENLIQSEGLLTRERSLQTVSDKNNKSGSSKSKKKGTQTTDSNVSLAADDNDLSVDHGYLASSYHSGIISGFMLISSHLDRMASSRRPVRAVVIGLGAGLLPMFLHGCIPFLQIEAAELDPVVVELARDYFGFREDERLKVHVTDGIKFVGDVTGKAANENNDKLDITGKAADKGNDKLDILIIDVDSPDSSSGMTCPAADFVEESFLKTVKSSLSEEGLFVINLVSRSQAIKEMVISRMKAVFGKLFSLQLEEDVNEVIFALNSEVNTEFSSPDAYNQLEKLLNVKDPGMKKIIIDSAKKIKPLDG
- the LOC122589583 gene encoding receptor-like protein EIX2; the encoded protein is MKPTLVFLLLYIILMNGGVFTRGLKEDANITVSSSCIEKERQALLILKNHLDDVFGFLHNWGSEEKKKDCCQWVGVDCNHTRHVIILDLSDKGLSGSMSTSLGDLTNLMYLNLRSNNLTGNLPSTVGQLLYLDYLDVSNNSLNGNIPDFTGCPSLAILDLSSNDFTRNLPTSVNQLLNLVAVNVSHNSLNGNIPDFTGYPSLYTLDLSSNNFTGDLPESIGKLTNLRYLYVNNNSFNGNIPDFTGCPLMSALDLSENNLTGHLPISVGQLSNLDYLDASSNSLNGVISDLHFQNLTLLTYLDLSFNSFLLELTSIPSQVETIKLQSCKLGPHFPIWLKTQHMFTYLDISSAGISHRIPSWFWDHLPSRLNFLNISSNEIKDVIPDIKVDFDEYPGIDLSDNQFVGTAPLFPSKLAALLLSGNKLSGNISFLCQIDKAITLIDLSNNSFTGNLPDCWSKFQNNLTILNLSNNKLSGKIPSSLGNLSRLEALYLRNNTFIGELPLSLSNCTKLRFVDLGENNLSGMIPAWIGERLTDLYVLVLRSNRFLGTLPTQVCWLYKLQFLDLSENKLSGNIPECVGNLTAMFTKPFGYDMCTHFYSSYATTKYVYGRSEYTNMAGAIYRSLQPNSGETIIEATEEGLFTDIALVAWKGKLREFGRSILVLLKSIDLSNNNFSGILPNKITNLTELVSLNLSGNKFHGQVPKDIGKLKSLEFLDLSRNEFSGSIPLSLSWVDSLGYLDLSNNNFSGKIPLDNGDKLQSFNSSSYSGNPLLCGLPLTLECGVIHDHGKHEDEEEEEEEESEVWKSYYIGIGVGFAVGFWGICGAVFLNRRCRHFLFVSLSHVKDWIYVTMVVYLWKLKRL